One window from the genome of Leucoraja erinacea ecotype New England chromosome 16, Leri_hhj_1, whole genome shotgun sequence encodes:
- the LOC129704909 gene encoding transmembrane protein 17A-like isoform X1, translating into MEGNPGMECYPGQTVVSSLALQMFLYFNCYFFPFWWACHIVMLELKYFYLSTYYRITLTALTVVMTLVEVARLYLGYLGNLQEKVPALAGSWLLSLLLQAPMLLFHLCNPHLIMLPVEWATGLLYLAFIVTEIVLSIRALRRLTAQLEERFHLAHLHLHQERQEGQNA; encoded by the exons ATGGAGGGAAACCCCGGGATGGAATGTTACcctg GTCAGACGGTCGTGTCCAGTCTTGCGCTACAAATGTTTCTGTACTTTAACTGCTACTTTTTCCCCTTCTGGTGGGCCTGCCACATCGTTATGCTGGAGTTGAAG TACTTCTACCTCAGTACCTACTACAGGATTACGCTCACCGCACTCACTGTGGTCATGACCTTGGTTGAAGTTGCAAGATTGTATCTCGGGTACCTGGGGAATCTACAGGAGaag GTCCCTGCCCTGGCAGGCTCCTGGCTGCTCTCTCTGCTGCTGCAGGCTCCGATGTTGCTCTTCCACCTCTGCAACCCACACCTCATCATGCTGCCCGTGGAGTGGGCGACGGGGCTCCTGTACCTCGCATTCATCGTCACCGAGATCGTCCTCTCCATCCGCGCCCTGCGTCGCCTCACCGCCCAGCTGGAAGAGCGGTTTCACCTCGCCCACCTACACCTGCACCAGGAGAGACAGGAAGGGCAGAATGCATAG
- the LOC129704909 gene encoding transmembrane protein 17A-like isoform X2: protein MFLYFNCYFFPFWWACHIVMLELKYFYLSTYYRITLTALTVVMTLVEVARLYLGYLGNLQEKVPALAGSWLLSLLLQAPMLLFHLCNPHLIMLPVEWATGLLYLAFIVTEIVLSIRALRRLTAQLEERFHLAHLHLHQERQEGQNA from the exons ATGTTTCTGTACTTTAACTGCTACTTTTTCCCCTTCTGGTGGGCCTGCCACATCGTTATGCTGGAGTTGAAG TACTTCTACCTCAGTACCTACTACAGGATTACGCTCACCGCACTCACTGTGGTCATGACCTTGGTTGAAGTTGCAAGATTGTATCTCGGGTACCTGGGGAATCTACAGGAGaag GTCCCTGCCCTGGCAGGCTCCTGGCTGCTCTCTCTGCTGCTGCAGGCTCCGATGTTGCTCTTCCACCTCTGCAACCCACACCTCATCATGCTGCCCGTGGAGTGGGCGACGGGGCTCCTGTACCTCGCATTCATCGTCACCGAGATCGTCCTCTCCATCCGCGCCCTGCGTCGCCTCACCGCCCAGCTGGAAGAGCGGTTTCACCTCGCCCACCTACACCTGCACCAGGAGAGACAGGAAGGGCAGAATGCATAG